From the Streptococcus sp. 29887 genome, one window contains:
- a CDS encoding bifunctional 2',3'-cyclic-nucleotide 2'-phosphodiesterase/3'-nucleotidase, with protein sequence MKFRFSKCTLALSLALLASTNTALVSAQEASTDTPVLKTETETSSSVATSQAEATTGEVATPTTTETTAGEAVTPTTETTDQSVTPVTEETAPIVETSNTPVNDTTASLVTATRAVSTETTTPVEGQSVDVRILATTDLHTNLVNYDYYQDKPVETLGLAKTAVLIEEAKAENSNIVLVDNGDTIQGTPLGNYKSIIDPIEEGEQHPMYAALDTLGFDAGTLGNHEFNYGLDYLRKVISTAGMPLLNANVLHPTTKDFLYQPYTIIDKTFTDTTGKAVSLKVGITGIVPPQILNWDKAYLEGKVIVRDAVEAVRDIVPVIRENGADIVLVLSHSGIGDDQYEVGEENVGYQIASLAGVDAVITGHSHAEFPGTAEKPSSYAKYAGVDDTNGKINGTPVTMAGKYGDHLGVIDLNLTYTDGKWTTTSSKAAIRKIDTKSPVADSRIIDLAKEAHTETINYVRQQVGETTAPINSFFALVQDDPSVQIVNNAQIWYAKQQLAGTPEAGLPILSAAAPFKAGTRGDATAYTDIPAGPIAIKNVADLYLYDNVVAILKVNGAQLREWLEMSAGQFNQVDPSSTEPQNLVNTDYRTYNFDVIDGVTYQYDITQPNKYDRSGKVVNETASRVRNLQYNGQAVTDEQEFIVVTNNYRASGTFPGVKDASVNYLLNLENRQAIINYIISEKVINPTADNNWTFTDSIKGLDLRFLTADRAKDLVANHEGLVYLQASTTSEGFGEFKFVYTEPKVVTPPTNQTDTNTNSATGQTGVQITLPSGQVITLPAEKTTAPAPKHKLATTAKSSTSSSTNQTGQKTLPATGEASSMFSLIGISLMGLVGAFRKKKE encoded by the coding sequence ATGAAATTTCGTTTTAGTAAGTGTACTTTAGCCCTCAGCCTAGCTTTATTGGCTAGTACCAACACCGCCCTTGTGTCTGCCCAAGAAGCTAGCACAGATACTCCTGTTTTGAAGACTGAAACAGAAACCAGTAGCTCTGTAGCAACCAGCCAAGCCGAAGCAACGACTGGTGAGGTTGCCACACCGACAACTACCGAAACTACAGCCGGTGAGGCTGTCACGCCAACTACAGAAACAACTGACCAATCTGTTACACCAGTGACAGAAGAAACTGCTCCTATTGTAGAAACCAGCAATACTCCAGTTAACGACACAACAGCTAGCCTTGTTACAGCAACACGCGCAGTGTCTACTGAAACTACCACTCCAGTTGAAGGCCAGTCTGTCGATGTCCGTATCCTAGCAACAACGGACCTCCATACTAACTTAGTCAACTACGACTACTACCAAGACAAGCCTGTAGAAACCCTCGGTTTGGCAAAAACTGCTGTCCTAATCGAAGAGGCAAAAGCTGAGAATTCAAACATTGTACTTGTAGATAATGGTGATACCATCCAAGGAACACCGCTTGGAAACTACAAATCCATCATCGATCCAATCGAAGAAGGTGAGCAACATCCTATGTACGCTGCCTTGGACACGCTAGGCTTCGATGCTGGTACCCTTGGCAACCATGAATTCAACTACGGTTTAGACTATCTCCGCAAGGTGATTTCAACTGCTGGCATGCCTCTTCTTAATGCCAACGTTTTACATCCTACAACCAAAGACTTCCTCTACCAACCTTATACCATCATTGACAAGACTTTTACAGATACGACTGGCAAGGCTGTCAGCCTGAAAGTCGGTATCACAGGAATTGTTCCACCACAAATCCTCAACTGGGACAAGGCCTACTTGGAAGGTAAGGTCATCGTTCGCGATGCGGTTGAAGCAGTTCGCGATATCGTTCCTGTTATTCGTGAAAATGGAGCTGACATCGTTCTAGTTCTTTCTCACTCAGGTATCGGTGATGACCAGTATGAAGTCGGTGAGGAAAATGTCGGTTACCAAATCGCCAGCCTAGCTGGAGTTGATGCGGTCATCACAGGCCACTCCCACGCAGAATTCCCAGGAACAGCCGAAAAACCAAGCTCTTACGCTAAATATGCTGGCGTGGATGACACAAATGGTAAAATCAACGGTACCCCTGTGACCATGGCTGGAAAATACGGTGACCACCTCGGCGTTATCGACCTCAACTTGACCTACACAGACGGTAAATGGACCACAACTTCTAGCAAGGCAGCCATCCGCAAGATTGACACCAAGTCACCTGTGGCGGACAGTCGCATCATTGACCTTGCCAAAGAAGCTCACACTGAAACGATCAACTATGTTCGTCAGCAAGTCGGCGAAACAACGGCACCAATCAATAGCTTCTTTGCCCTTGTTCAAGATGACCCTTCAGTACAGATTGTAAACAATGCCCAAATCTGGTATGCCAAACAGCAACTAGCAGGAACGCCTGAAGCTGGCCTACCAATCCTTTCTGCAGCAGCGCCTTTCAAGGCTGGTACTCGTGGTGATGCAACTGCCTATACAGACATTCCTGCTGGGCCAATCGCCATCAAGAACGTAGCAGACCTTTACCTCTATGACAACGTTGTCGCTATCTTGAAAGTCAACGGTGCCCAACTCAGAGAATGGTTGGAAATGTCAGCAGGTCAGTTCAACCAAGTAGACCCAAGCTCTACAGAACCACAAAACCTGGTCAATACAGATTACCGGACTTATAACTTCGATGTCATTGACGGCGTAACCTATCAATACGACATCACCCAGCCAAACAAGTACGACCGTAGCGGTAAGGTAGTCAATGAAACAGCTAGCCGTGTCCGCAACCTTCAGTACAATGGACAGGCTGTCACAGATGAGCAAGAATTCATCGTTGTGACCAACAACTATCGTGCTAGCGGTACCTTCCCAGGTGTCAAAGATGCCTCTGTCAACTACTTGCTCAACCTAGAAAACCGCCAAGCTATCATCAACTATATCATCTCTGAGAAGGTTATCAACCCAACAGCAGATAATAACTGGACCTTCACTGATAGCATCAAAGGTTTAGACCTCCGCTTCTTGACTGCCGATCGTGCGAAAGACTTAGTGGCTAATCACGAAGGCCTGGTTTACCTCCAAGCTTCTACTACAAGCGAAGGATTTGGCGAATTCAAATTTGTCTACACTGAGCCAAAAGTCGTGACACCTCCAACTAACCAAACAGATACCAATACTAACTCAGCTACAGGTCAAACTGGTGTTCAAATTACACTGCCATCTGGTCAGGTTATTACCCTTCCAGCTGAAAAAACAACAGCACCCGCACCAAAACACAAACTTGCTACTACAGCTAAGTCAAGCACCTCCTCCTCAACAAATCAAACAGGGCAAAAAACACTCCCTGCAACTGGTGAGGCAAGTTCTATGTTTAGCCTGATTGGCATCAGTTTGATGGGCCTTGTCGGTGCTTTCCGCAAGAAAAAAGAATAA
- a CDS encoding GNAT family N-acetyltransferase — translation MFQTFPTLKSTSFQLRKIEETDLDDLWEIYSNPIHFQMTPNTSTQNKETLRKRIGHFQRDFNKKKCLFLGLEHQGRLIGVLEVFDYKKRSASITIGYRIHHAFWNQGLASQAVSLLCHFLIEECQIKAIIAFVLPENRASQKVLLKNGFQQSGQIEEVWKGLGQVSLLEFERK, via the coding sequence ATGTTTCAAACCTTTCCTACTCTAAAATCTACCTCCTTCCAACTTCGGAAAATCGAGGAAACAGACCTAGATGACCTGTGGGAAATCTATTCCAATCCCATTCACTTTCAGATGACACCCAACACTTCCACTCAAAACAAAGAAACCCTCCGAAAACGCATCGGGCATTTCCAGAGGGATTTCAATAAGAAGAAATGCTTATTCTTGGGCTTGGAACATCAAGGGAGATTGATTGGCGTTTTGGAAGTTTTCGACTACAAGAAACGGTCTGCATCGATAACCATTGGCTATCGGATTCATCATGCCTTCTGGAATCAGGGTCTAGCTAGTCAGGCAGTCAGCCTGCTCTGCCATTTCCTAATAGAAGAATGTCAGATAAAAGCAATCATTGCCTTTGTCCTGCCAGAAAACCGAGCCTCTCAGAAGGTGCTACTGAAAAATGGTTTTCAACAGAGTGGGCAAATCGAGGAGGTCTGGAAGGGCTTGGGGCAAGTCAGTCTGTTAGAATTTGAACGAAAATAG
- a CDS encoding DUF554 domain-containing protein, with protein sequence MFALGTIINTVAIALAGVLGSWFGHLLEERHQSGLTVASGLAVLFLGISGSLEGLLTVVDGQLKSQNSMLLVLSLSLGTLIGEVLHIEGWFERLGVWLREKSGNSQDGRFLDAFLTASLTVCIGAMAILGAIQDGLTGDYRLLAVKSILDFIIILIMTSSLGKGAGFSAVPVFLFQGFITLLARLIEPLMTAQALANLSFIGSALIFCVGVNIIWDKKIRVANMLPAILIAVIWSYFA encoded by the coding sequence ATGTTTGCCTTAGGAACCATTATCAATACGGTGGCCATCGCCCTAGCAGGTGTGCTAGGGTCTTGGTTTGGTCACTTGCTGGAAGAACGCCATCAATCAGGTTTAACGGTGGCGAGCGGGCTAGCTGTCTTATTTCTAGGAATCTCAGGTAGTTTAGAAGGACTGCTGACAGTAGTTGATGGTCAACTCAAAAGTCAAAATAGCATGCTTTTGGTCCTTAGTCTGTCCTTGGGGACCTTGATTGGGGAAGTACTCCATATCGAAGGCTGGTTTGAAAGGCTGGGTGTTTGGCTCCGTGAAAAATCAGGAAACAGTCAAGATGGGCGATTCTTAGATGCTTTCCTGACAGCTTCTTTGACCGTTTGTATCGGTGCTATGGCCATACTAGGAGCCATCCAAGATGGATTGACGGGTGATTATCGCTTGTTGGCCGTTAAGAGTATTTTGGACTTTATTATCATTTTGATTATGACCTCGAGTTTGGGCAAGGGAGCAGGCTTTTCAGCAGTGCCAGTCTTTCTCTTTCAAGGGTTTATTACCCTCTTGGCACGTTTGATTGAGCCGTTGATGACAGCTCAGGCGCTTGCCAACCTTTCCTTTATCGGCTCCGCCCTCATCTTCTGCGTCGGTGTCAATATCATCTGGGACAAAAAGATTCGCGTGGCCAATATGTTGCCTGCTATTCTTATCGCGGTTATTTGGAGCTACTTTGCATAA
- a CDS encoding 16S rRNA (uracil(1498)-N(3))-methyltransferase produces the protein MQQYFVNGRAPQGIFQISDKDTAKHMFSVMRLQADNQIVLVFDDGIKRLARVVDSQNQSVEIIEELTDNVELPVSVTIAMGFPKGDKLEFVAQKATELGMTALWAFPADWSVVKWDGKKLAKKAEKLEKIAQGAAEQSKRNRIPAVRLFEKKSDFLAQLAGFDQIILAYEEAAKEGEQANLVKILSGLEAGQSVLVIVGPEGGVSPEEVAAFEGAGAVKTGLGPRILRAETAPLYALSAISYATELLR, from the coding sequence ATGCAGCAGTATTTTGTCAATGGCAGAGCACCGCAAGGCATTTTCCAGATAAGCGATAAGGACACTGCCAAGCATATGTTTTCTGTCATGCGCTTACAGGCAGATAATCAGATTGTCCTGGTCTTTGACGATGGTATCAAACGCTTGGCGCGCGTGGTAGATAGCCAGAACCAATCTGTTGAAATCATCGAAGAACTGACAGATAATGTCGAATTACCTGTCTCCGTTACTATTGCCATGGGCTTTCCTAAGGGAGATAAGCTCGAATTTGTCGCTCAAAAGGCAACGGAGTTAGGTATGACAGCCCTCTGGGCCTTCCCAGCGGATTGGTCTGTGGTCAAATGGGACGGCAAAAAATTAGCCAAAAAAGCAGAAAAGCTAGAAAAAATCGCCCAAGGCGCAGCCGAGCAAAGCAAACGCAATCGCATTCCAGCTGTTCGCTTGTTTGAGAAAAAATCGGATTTCCTAGCTCAGTTGGCAGGCTTTGACCAGATTATTTTAGCCTACGAAGAAGCTGCCAAAGAAGGCGAACAAGCCAATCTGGTGAAAATCTTGTCTGGCTTAGAAGCTGGACAATCAGTTCTGGTCATCGTCGGTCCAGAAGGCGGCGTGTCGCCTGAGGAAGTAGCTGCTTTCGAAGGAGCAGGAGCGGTCAAGACTGGTCTGGGTCCTCGCATCCTCCGAGCAGAAACGGCTCCACTCTACGCCCTTTCTGCTATTAGCTACGCGACGGAATTGTTGAGGTAA